The sequence below is a genomic window from Variovorax paradoxus B4.
GGGCACATGCGTCTACACCTTCTTGCGCAGCTTCTCGCCGAACAGGCCGTTGGGCTTGATCATCAGCATCAGCAGCACCACGATGTACGGGGCCGTGTCCTTGAAGCCGTCGGGCAGGTAGAAGCCCGCGAACGATTCGACGATGCCGATCACCAGCCCGCCGACGATCGCGCCCGGCAGGCTGCCGAAGCCACCCACCACCGCGGCCGGAAAGGCCTTGAGCCCGATGAAACCCATGTTCGCGTGCACGAAGGTGATGGGCGCGAGCAGCATGCCGGCAATGGCGGCAACCGCCGCCGCGAGCCCCCACACCAATCCATTCAGGCGCTTCACCGGAATGCCCATGTAGTACGCCGCGAGCTGGTTCTGCGACGAGGCCTGCATCGCGATGCCCAGCTTGCTGTAGCGGAACATCGCGAACAAAAGGCCGCACAGGATGGCGGTGGCGATGATGATCGCGAGCTGTTCGAGGTTGACCACCAGCCCGCCCAGCTTCCAGATCTGGTCCTTGTAGGGCACCGGCAGCGTGTGGGTGTCGGTGCCGATGCCCGGCACCATGGTGATGAGCCCGCGCGCCACGTAGGCGATGCCGATGGTGAGCATCACGATCGAGAATTGCGGCTGCCCGAGGATCGGGCGGATCACCACCA
It includes:
- a CDS encoding branched-chain amino acid ABC transporter permease; the protein is MQILQLLLSGIAQGCIYGLIALGFVLIYKATETVSFAQGDLMMLGAFGAFAGMSLFGLPFWLAAILAVVAMAAFGVLLELVVIRPILGQPQFSIVMLTIGIAYVARGLITMVPGIGTDTHTLPVPYKDQIWKLGGLVVNLEQLAIIIATAILCGLLFAMFRYSKLGIAMQASSQNQLAAYYMGIPVKRLNGLVWGLAAAVAAIAGMLLAPITFVHANMGFIGLKAFPAAVVGGFGSLPGAIVGGLVIGIVESFAGFYLPDGFKDTAPYIVVLLMLMIKPNGLFGEKLRKKV